The segment ATCATTAAAACACGAATTTAAGGACTTTGCAATATTAATTCAATTTTGTGCATTTTGTAAAATTTCTATTTGTTACACATGCGTATTTTTGTGTGTTAATTTGACCTATATTAAAAACTGTTTAAAACCATATTAAAAACCTCAAGCAACTTTTGAAATCAAGCATTTTTTAAAAAATTCATCACTTTTTGCGTGTAACATATACATCTCCTCCTTATACTGTATATAAGACATATTTATGAAGATTCTATTTACTATTTATATGCTTTACATAAATATTGCCCAGAAGATAAGGAAATAAGATACAGAATGCTCAATGTTATTGTTAATAAATTTCAACCAATGTATAAAAAAGGAGAATTAAATGATAGATGAATTACTTATACTAGCAATATTAAAAAGCTTTTGAATATATTTTGCATTTATTTTTAGCTGAAGACCACGAAACCCAGCACTAAGCACAAAATACTCAAGCTCTAAAGCTCTTTCGTCAATAAATCTAACATAATCTTTTTTCATACCAAAAGGCGAACAACCGCCCCTAATATATCCTGTTTTATCCTTTAATTTATCAAGTTTTAAAAGGCTTAAGGATTTTTCTCCTACTGCCTTTGCAAAAGATTTTAAATCTATTTCTAAATCCCCTTGAATACAAGCAACATACAAGGCATTTTTACCCTCGCAAACTATGGTTTTGTAAATATATTTAATATCAATTCCTGTCTTTTTTGCTACGCTAATTGCTGATAAATCATCATCTACTTCGTAGCTTAATAATTCATAATCTATTTTTAAAGTATCTAAAAACCTTGCTGCATTAGTCTTTTTAATCATTTGCTATTCTTTGTCCGAATTTAATCGCACCAACTTGGCATTCAAGTTTTAAATCATCGCCTAAGATTAAAATAGTAGAACCCATCAAAAATCTTCCTAGCATTTCGCCTTTTTTTAAGCTTACATTATCATAGTTTTTCTCATAATCACTTGCATTTTTCATATTAGTTTGCACGCTTGTATCAAAATCAAATTCCATCTTGCCAACATTTACAGCCCCTACAAAAACCATATAAAAAATATCTCCACTATCTTTTTTGCAAGTTAAAACTACACGCTCATTTCTTGAATACAAATTATCATGCTTACTAAGTGCTTTTAAATTAACGCTAAAAAGCTCCGCACAAAAATATTTTAGATTTAAAACCTGCATATTACAAGGACTATGATAATTGTGATAATCCCTTGGGCTAAGATAAATATTTAAAAAATCAAGCTCATTTTTAGGATTAAAACCTAAAAGCTCTTTAATATCATAATCTTT is part of the Campylobacter sp. MG1 genome and harbors:
- a CDS encoding YbaK/EbsC family protein, with the translated sequence MIKKTNAARFLDTLKIDYELLSYEVDDDLSAISVAKKTGIDIKYIYKTIVCEGKNALYVACIQGDLEIDLKSFAKAVGEKSLSLLKLDKLKDKTGYIRGGCSPFGMKKDYVRFIDERALELEYFVLSAGFRGLQLKINAKYIQKLFNIASISNSSII
- a CDS encoding phosphatidylserine decarboxylase; this encodes MRKTISRIFGKLVSIKYPKFMQNYINKTYVKHFNIPLDEFKDYKEYDSLLALFTRRLTKPREFESGFISPCDGTILSYAKSSNLKAFSIKGKDYDIKELLGFNPKNELDFLNIYLSPRDYHNYHSPCNMQVLNLKYFCAELFSVNLKALSKHDNLYSRNERVVLTCKKDSGDIFYMVFVGAVNVGKMEFDFDTSVQTNMKNASDYEKNYDNVSLKKGEMLGRFLMGSTILILGDDLKLECQVGAIKFGQRIAND